A genomic region of Bactrocera dorsalis isolate Fly_Bdor chromosome 3, ASM2337382v1, whole genome shotgun sequence contains the following coding sequences:
- the LOC105229185 gene encoding angiotensin-converting enzyme produces the protein MSIPKRCWQFAILLLAAFICFSEAQYNNSNPHEPEFFNEEAAQFLLTQMNDVYWASATAYRQFADDTLSPEILMREKLRPFYGTMQKFDWQNFVDPLLKRQFEVILRGAKYPPINYKFKRATSTLKNMSRKKWVCNMKEPSKCNMAFVHQIKTVFTNSDDLDEIKHYWKEWRNKMPAEVKEALHYYIAYYRNMSTPDVQPSAFWYDQYEDPHLIYELEKLMDSLRPFYREIHAHLRNILRHKYGDDVIPPTGLIPHHLMEQVTYQAWKKETVLQNPFVQRKLPNMQTELDGAGFKPFDLVNISVQFFGSLGFRNLTDEFMNDHFIEMGAGTGGPDCKSRIFDFGEVELHFCPKVYYKKLLQTHGDIAAVQYAIEKNNFRVGLNQEACPGFGAALGEAVILSVSTPKHLQQRLGILQNYDYDDLLNLNRLYRLAAHTMLTLPTYFVHEKLWVDMIDGRVQPEHYNCHYWNLMQKYMGVEPPLQTDPGVYDMPYKFYEGIVDQFRSTKKLFDEFLGYQIYRAICLNIGEFERRNAYKPLDNCDFHGDKHAGKFLYDMMSAGSSKPWREIIKPLTSIKLTNMTATAFLEYYEPLNTWISEDNVSKNLRVGWMPIDKCKLGTTLPPNATNVFY, from the exons ATGAGCATTCCTAAGCGATGCTGGCAGTTTGCAATACTGCTT TTAGCAGCATTTATCTGCTTCTCAGAGGCACAATATAATAACAGCAACCCACATGAGCCCGAATTTTTCAACGAAGAAGCTGCACAGTTTCTACTCACACAAATGAACGATGTCTATTGGGCCAGCGCTACGGCATATCGGCAATTCGCTGACGACACACTTAGCCCCGAAATTTTGATGCGCGAGAAGTTGCGACCATTCTATGGCACAATGCAGAAGTTCGATTGGCAAAATTTCGTAGATCCACTGCTGAAACGACAATTCGAGGTGATCTTGCGCGGCGCTAAATATCCACCAATCAATTATAAGTTCAAGCGTGCCACCAGCACGCTGAAGAATATGTCACGTAAGAAGTGGGTGTGCAACATGAAGGAGCCGAGCAAATGCAATATGGCTTTCGTGCATCAAATCAAAACGGTCTTCACGAACAGTGATGATCTAGATGAGATCAAGCATTACTGGAAGGAATGGCGCAATAAAATGCCCGCTGAAGTGAAGGAAGCGCTGCACTACTACATAGCGTATTACCGAAATATGAGCACACCAGATGTACAGCCCTCGGCATTTTGGTATGATCAGTACGAAGATCCCCATCTGATCTATGAGCTGGAAAAGTTGATGGATTCATTGCGACCCTTCTATCGGGAAATCCACGCACATTTGCGTAATATTTTGCGGCACAAATATGGTGATGACGTCATACCACCGACGGGTCTCATACCGCACCATCTCATGGAGCAAGTGACATATCAGGCATGGAAGAAAGAAACAGTGCTGCAGAACCCCTTCGTACAACGGAAGTTACCCAACATGCAGACCGAATTGGATGGCGCGGGTTTCAAACCTTTCGATTTGGTTAATATTAGTGTGCAATTCTTCGGTTCGCTTGGCTTCAGGAATCTCACAGA CGAGTTCATGAATGACCACTTCATCGAAATGGGCGCCGGTACCGGTGGACCTGATTGCAAGTCACGCATCTTCGATTTTGGCGAAGTAGAGTTGCACTTCTGCCCCAAAGTCTACTACAAGAAACTGCTGCAGACACACGGCGACATTGCGGCCGTGCAATATGCGATCGAGAAGAATAATTTCCGCGTTGGACTCAATCAGGAAGCATGTCCCGGATTTGGTGCAGCTTTGGGCGAGGCAGTCATTTTATCTGTGTCCACACCGAAGCATTTGCAGCAACGCTTAGGTATTTTACAGAATTACGATTATGATGACCTCTTAAACTTGAACCGTCTATACCGTTTG GCCGCTCACACTATGCTCACACTGCCCACTTACTTTGTGCACGAAAAGCTCTGGGTCGACATGATCGATGGCAGAGTGCAGCCGGAGCATTATAATTGCCATTACTGGAATCTGATGCAGAAATATATGGGCGTGGAGCCACCACTACAGACCGATCCCGGTGTTTATGATATGCCCTATAAGTTTTATGAGGGCATTGTCGATCAGTTCCGGAGCACGAA AAAACTGTTCGATGAGTTCTTGGGCTATCAAATTTATCGCGCCATCTGTCTGAACATAGGCGAGTTCGAACGGCGCAATGCTTACAAGCCATTGGACAACTGCGATTTTCATGGTGACAAACATGCGGGCAAATTTCTTTA cgACATGATGAGCGCCGGTTCTTCAAAGCCCTGGCGCGAAATCATCAAACCGCTGACCagcataaaattaacaaatatgacGGCCACAGCCTTTCTAGAGTACTATGAACCATTGAACACGTGGATCAGCGAGGACAATGTTAGCAAGAACCTACGTGTCGGCTGGATGCCCATCGATA AATGCAAGCTTGGCACCACACTACCACCAAACGCCACCAATGTGTTTTATTGA